One segment of Candidatus Zixiibacteriota bacterium DNA contains the following:
- a CDS encoding YceI family protein, whose protein sequence is MTKIIFSVLAFTALSAAAAEYHVDLSAKNQVKFISDAPIEDFEGVADKIDGYVLWQEDSLREGTEYQGSELYFEVELKSLDTGIGLRNRHMRENYLETDKFPYARYKGRISEVKKSPSGGFIVVSDGDFEVHGKSKAMTIVAEVTGDGKSYHVTSRFSVKLPDFQIEVPSLMFLKISEIIQLELGFNLILADNKGK, encoded by the coding sequence ATGACAAAAATTATATTTTCGGTCCTGGCATTTACCGCTCTATCCGCGGCGGCAGCGGAGTATCATGTTGACCTGTCCGCCAAAAATCAGGTGAAATTTATCTCTGATGCCCCCATCGAAGATTTTGAAGGGGTCGCCGACAAGATTGACGGTTACGTTTTGTGGCAGGAAGACTCCCTGCGCGAAGGCACGGAGTACCAGGGCAGCGAGCTCTATTTTGAGGTGGAATTGAAAAGCCTCGATACCGGCATTGGCCTTCGCAATCGTCATATGCGGGAGAATTATCTGGAAACGGATAAATTCCCATACGCGCGGTACAAAGGACGTATTTCAGAAGTAAAGAAATCACCGTCGGGAGGTTTCATTGTCGTCAGCGACGGCGACTTTGAAGTGCATGGCAAAAGCAAAGCAATGACCATCGTAGCGGAAGTGACCGGCGATGGAAAATCATACCACGTTACAAGCAGGTTTTCGGTGAAACTGCCTGACTTTCAGATTGAGGTGCCGTCACTGATGTTCCTCAAAATCAGCGAAATAATCCAGCTGGAACTTGGTTTTAATCTAATATTGGCAGATAACAAAGGAAAATAA